The following are encoded in a window of Solidesulfovibrio magneticus RS-1 genomic DNA:
- the rsmD gene encoding 16S rRNA (guanine(966)-N(2))-methyltransferase RsmD yields the protein MRIIGGRLGGRVIKVIDSPGLRPATGRVREALFSMLAARGALFHGARVLDCYAGAGSVGIEALSRGAGKAVFIERSPAVAKVLKENLRGLGLGPDVAQVVEADVVKALGRLSGGYFDLIAIDPPYGQDLLPPTLAKIAALDLIAPGGIVVAEIEAGLDLPETAVPPVFDCLTDRTYGQTRIILWTPRNPASPSTPEPSIP from the coding sequence ATGCGCATTATCGGCGGCCGCCTGGGCGGCCGCGTCATCAAAGTCATTGACTCCCCGGGGCTGCGGCCGGCCACGGGCCGGGTGCGGGAAGCGCTGTTTTCCATGCTTGCGGCCCGGGGCGCGCTTTTTCACGGGGCGAGGGTGCTTGACTGTTATGCCGGAGCCGGCAGCGTGGGCATCGAAGCTCTGTCGCGCGGCGCGGGCAAGGCCGTTTTCATCGAACGCAGCCCGGCCGTGGCCAAGGTGCTCAAGGAGAACCTGCGCGGCCTGGGCCTGGGGCCGGACGTGGCCCAGGTCGTCGAGGCCGACGTGGTCAAGGCCCTGGGCCGGCTATCCGGCGGCTACTTCGATCTCATCGCCATCGACCCGCCCTATGGCCAGGATCTGCTGCCGCCGACCCTGGCCAAAATCGCCGCCCTGGACCTCATTGCCCCAGGCGGCATTGTCGTGGCCGAGATCGAGGCCGGACTCGACCTGCCCGAGACCGCCGTGCCGCCCGTGTTTGACTGCCTGACCGACCGGACCTACGGACAAACGAGGATCATCCTATGGACTCCCAGAAATCCTGCATCGCCGTCTACCCCGGAACCTTCGATCCCCTGA
- the coaD gene encoding pantetheine-phosphate adenylyltransferase encodes MDSQKSCIAVYPGTFDPLTNGHVSLVRRAAMIFGTVIVAVAGDSHKTPLFTLDERVAIAEQVFANDRRVLVEGFKGLLVNYVKSREANVILRGMRAVSDFEFEFQMALMNRKLDRTIETVFIMTDYKWLYISSTIVKEVAKHGGDIRGMVPEHVRERMLERFGPANGSGEGA; translated from the coding sequence ATGGACTCCCAGAAATCCTGCATCGCCGTCTACCCCGGAACCTTCGATCCCCTGACCAACGGCCACGTCTCTTTGGTGCGCCGGGCGGCCATGATTTTCGGCACGGTCATCGTGGCCGTGGCCGGCGATTCCCACAAGACGCCGCTTTTCACCCTGGACGAACGGGTGGCCATTGCCGAGCAGGTCTTCGCCAACGACCGCCGGGTGCTGGTGGAGGGCTTCAAGGGACTGCTCGTCAACTACGTCAAGTCGCGGGAAGCCAACGTCATCCTGCGCGGCATGCGGGCGGTGTCCGATTTCGAGTTCGAGTTCCAGATGGCGCTCATGAACCGCAAGCTCGACCGCACCATCGAGACGGTCTTCATCATGACCGACTACAAGTGGCTCTACATCAGCTCCACCATCGTCAAGGAAGTGGCCAAGCACGGCGGCGACATACGGGGCATGGTGCCCGAGCACGTACGCGAGCGGATGCTTGAGCGCTTCGGCCCGGCAAACGGGAGCGGGGAGGGCGCGTGA
- the miaA gene encoding tRNA (adenosine(37)-N6)-dimethylallyltransferase MiaA has product MSARTRVVCLAGATGTGKTAAAIGLARAFGGEVINVDSRQVYQSLPVLTAQPNDGERAACPHHLYGDTPLDQPVAAGDFAVRARACAADIAGRGRLPLFVGGTGLYFRAILGGLAPIPPVPAEVRAAVAADWDRLGPAAMHARLAERDPDYAAKIAPADRQRVTRALEVEAATGRVFSDWHRQGDPAAPDYDVISLGLALPLEELAHRLARRIEAMAAGGAVEEVRAALDRYPPDVPGLSGIGGPELTAYLSGRCGLGQAKSAWLTNTRAYAKRQRTWFRKEPDIVWFGPGDEAGLLDLVGKRLEGGA; this is encoded by the coding sequence GTGAGCGCGAGGACAAGGGTGGTTTGTCTGGCCGGAGCCACGGGCACGGGCAAGACCGCCGCGGCCATCGGCCTGGCCCGGGCTTTTGGCGGCGAAGTCATCAACGTGGACTCGCGCCAGGTTTACCAAAGCCTGCCGGTGCTGACCGCCCAGCCAAACGACGGGGAGCGCGCCGCCTGTCCGCACCACCTCTACGGCGACACGCCGCTGGATCAGCCCGTGGCGGCCGGCGATTTCGCCGTGCGGGCCAGGGCTTGCGCCGCCGACATCGCCGGGCGCGGCCGGCTGCCGCTGTTCGTCGGCGGCACTGGCCTGTATTTCCGGGCCATCCTCGGCGGGCTGGCCCCCATCCCGCCCGTGCCGGCCGAGGTGCGCGCCGCCGTCGCCGCTGACTGGGACCGCCTGGGGCCGGCCGCCATGCACGCCCGCCTGGCCGAGCGCGATCCTGACTACGCGGCCAAGATCGCCCCGGCCGACCGCCAGCGCGTCACCCGCGCCCTGGAGGTTGAGGCCGCGACCGGCCGCGTCTTTTCCGACTGGCACCGCCAAGGCGATCCCGCCGCCCCGGATTATGACGTCATCAGCCTCGGTCTGGCTCTGCCCCTGGAGGAGCTGGCCCACCGACTGGCCCGGCGCATCGAAGCCATGGCCGCCGGCGGCGCCGTCGAGGAAGTGCGCGCCGCCCTGGACCGCTATCCTCCGGATGTCCCGGGCTTAAGCGGCATCGGCGGGCCGGAGCTGACGGCCTATCTTTCCGGCCGTTGCGGCCTGGGCCAGGCCAAGTCCGCCTGGCTGACCAACACCCGCGCCTATGCCAAGCGGCAAAGAACCTGGTTTCGCAAGGAGCCGGACATCGTCTGGTTTGGCCCGGGCGACGAGGCCGGGCTGCTGGATTTGGTCGGGAAGCGTTTGGAGGGCGGGGCATGA
- a CDS encoding N-acetylmuramoyl-L-alanine amidase, with amino-acid sequence MMDRRRVLSFLAVAGGLAWLRPSALFAASADELAGEGQAELTGGNVAKALVLLHEAESKDPRNDRVQALLGRAYFQQGDARTALTHFTRAVRLNPEDTLSRLLADTISQFPMPAAKVGSGREPSPSRSRPSRLAQDAKAEREALAKGAGKSTRQGPWRVLLDAGHGGLDAGAAVGGLREADVTLDLALRLARALAPARNEVIIHLTRTADVSLPGWARAGLAGFYGADLLVSLHAARVSDPAAMGIAAYGYGREPSDAQAALVARVENAAYGPGASWKSRGGEGLFLAAANNAVGQDRFARGLELARAFMRAMPAAAPLPTRVAGSAPLKLLEEADAPALLLETGFLSNADDAAALGSPDKRQALAQALADAFLAALRGVKMPPAAGRG; translated from the coding sequence ATGATGGACCGGCGGCGCGTCCTGTCGTTTTTGGCCGTGGCCGGCGGACTGGCTTGGCTACGGCCTTCCGCCCTGTTCGCGGCTTCGGCCGACGAGTTGGCCGGGGAAGGGCAGGCGGAACTCACCGGCGGCAACGTGGCCAAGGCCCTGGTGCTGCTCCATGAAGCCGAGTCCAAGGACCCGCGCAACGACCGGGTTCAGGCGCTTTTGGGCCGGGCGTATTTCCAGCAAGGCGACGCCCGGACAGCACTGACCCATTTCACTCGGGCCGTGCGGCTCAATCCCGAGGACACGCTGTCGCGCCTGCTGGCCGACACCATCAGCCAGTTTCCCATGCCCGCCGCCAAAGTCGGGTCTGGGCGCGAACCGTCGCCTTCTCGTTCCCGCCCCTCCAGACTGGCCCAGGACGCCAAGGCCGAACGCGAAGCCCTGGCCAAGGGCGCAGGGAAATCAACCCGACAAGGGCCGTGGCGCGTGCTGCTCGACGCCGGCCACGGCGGCCTGGACGCCGGCGCGGCGGTCGGTGGACTGCGTGAGGCTGACGTGACCCTCGATCTGGCCTTGCGTTTGGCCCGGGCGCTGGCCCCGGCCAGAAACGAGGTGATCATTCACCTCACCCGCACCGCCGACGTGTCCCTGCCCGGCTGGGCCAGGGCCGGGCTGGCCGGTTTCTACGGCGCGGACCTGCTCGTTTCGCTCCATGCCGCCCGAGTGAGCGATCCGGCGGCCATGGGCATCGCGGCCTATGGCTATGGCCGCGAACCGTCCGATGCCCAGGCCGCCCTTGTCGCCCGAGTCGAGAACGCCGCCTACGGACCAGGCGCATCCTGGAAATCCCGGGGCGGGGAAGGGCTTTTCCTGGCTGCTGCCAATAATGCCGTGGGACAGGACCGGTTCGCGCGCGGCCTGGAACTGGCCCGCGCCTTCATGCGTGCCATGCCCGCCGCCGCGCCGCTGCCAACGCGCGTCGCCGGATCAGCCCCCCTCAAACTGCTCGAAGAAGCCGACGCGCCGGCACTCCTCTTGGAGACAGGCTTTCTGTCCAACGCCGACGACGCCGCCGCCCTGGGCAGCCCCGACAAGCGCCAAGCCCTGGCCCAGGCCCTGGCCGACGCCTTTCTGGCGGCGCTGCGGGGAGTGAAGATGCCTCCGGCGGCCGGGAGGGGGTAA
- a CDS encoding twin-arginine translocase TatA/TatE family subunit yields the protein MFGIGFPELIIILVIVLIIFGANKLPEIGAGMGKAIKNFKKATNEPDEIDVTPGKPKDDSTDHKA from the coding sequence ATGTTTGGAATCGGATTTCCGGAGCTTATCATCATCCTGGTCATCGTGCTCATTATTTTCGGAGCCAACAAGCTTCCCGAGATCGGCGCCGGCATGGGCAAGGCCATCAAGAACTTCAAAAAGGCCACCAACGAGCCTGACGAGATCGACGTGACCCCGGGCAAGCCCAAGGACGACTCCACGGACCACAAAGCCTAG
- a CDS encoding HAD family hydrolase, producing MYVCNPASPPEFLARISGVIFDCDGVLVDSRDANRMYYNLIREGIGMLPITPEEEDYVHMHAVGECLDRIIPAERREEAEEVRRNLDYRDIFPYIFLEDGLVELLETLEGLGVRMAVHTNRTSTVELLLAHFEIDRFFSPVIAAGALKRPKPDPEGVHRILADWQCPKDAVAYIGDSALDERSAAAAGIAFWSYKNPGLAAAMHLPDFDSLRVCLSGLAAK from the coding sequence ATGTACGTTTGCAACCCCGCTTCCCCGCCCGAATTCCTGGCCCGGATTTCCGGCGTCATCTTCGACTGCGACGGCGTGCTGGTGGATTCCCGGGACGCCAACCGCATGTATTACAACCTCATCCGCGAGGGCATCGGCATGTTGCCCATCACCCCCGAGGAAGAGGACTATGTCCACATGCACGCCGTGGGCGAGTGTCTGGACCGCATCATCCCGGCCGAGCGTCGGGAAGAAGCCGAGGAAGTCCGGCGCAATCTCGATTACCGGGACATCTTTCCGTATATTTTCCTGGAGGATGGCCTGGTCGAGCTGCTCGAAACCTTGGAAGGCCTTGGTGTGCGCATGGCTGTGCACACCAACCGGACGAGCACGGTGGAGCTGCTCTTAGCTCATTTTGAGATCGATCGTTTTTTTTCGCCGGTCATTGCCGCCGGAGCGCTCAAGCGGCCCAAGCCCGACCCCGAGGGCGTCCACCGCATCCTGGCTGACTGGCAGTGCCCCAAGGACGCTGTGGCCTACATCGGCGACTCGGCCCTGGACGAGCGTTCGGCCGCCGCCGCCGGCATCGCTTTTTGGTCCTACAAAAACCCCGGCTTGGCTGCGGCCATGCACCTGCCGGACTTTGACAGCCTGCGTGTTTGTCTTTCCGGTTTGGCGGCGAAATAA
- a CDS encoding YggT family protein: MDIIGYFFVALARVLDIVFSLYFWIILIAALLSWVRPDPYNPVVRFLRAVTDPVFYRVRRWLPFLTIGGIDLSPIVVILGLQFLQWFLVPTLMRLGGVGMGRM; encoded by the coding sequence ATGGATATCATTGGCTATTTCTTTGTCGCCCTGGCCAGGGTGCTCGATATTGTCTTTAGCCTCTATTTCTGGATCATCCTGATTGCCGCGCTACTCTCCTGGGTGCGCCCCGATCCGTACAATCCCGTGGTCCGTTTCCTGCGCGCCGTCACCGATCCGGTATTCTACCGCGTCCGGCGCTGGCTGCCGTTTCTCACCATCGGCGGCATCGACCTGTCGCCCATCGTGGTGATCCTGGGGCTGCAGTTCCTTCAATGGTTCCTTGTGCCCACCCTCATGCGCCTTGGCGGCGTGGGGATGGGGCGCATGTAG
- a CDS encoding DivIVA domain-containing protein: MTLDKIDLLDRTFSHSLVGYRRDEVDRLVAEAADSIGRLAEEKMALTRANDGLAREIAEYRAREATLRDTLLTTQRIVEELKGKAREEARRIVEAAQNEASAIVAEARGRADALADEIETLEARKADIAGRFRNMLTAALALLDTEAAEEAIRDASALTGRMAASDQEAAGDEPQGLPVGLARLAEGSLDAAENGVFLGGEAADAAVSLSPPGQGG; encoded by the coding sequence GTGACCCTGGATAAGATCGACCTGCTCGACCGCACCTTTTCCCACAGTCTCGTCGGCTACCGCCGCGACGAAGTGGACCGCCTCGTGGCCGAGGCGGCGGATTCCATCGGCCGTTTGGCCGAGGAAAAGATGGCGCTTACCCGGGCCAACGACGGCCTTGCCCGGGAAATCGCCGAGTATCGCGCCCGCGAGGCGACGCTTCGCGACACGTTGCTCACCACTCAGCGCATCGTGGAGGAGCTCAAGGGCAAGGCCCGCGAAGAAGCCCGGCGCATCGTCGAGGCTGCGCAAAACGAAGCTTCCGCCATAGTGGCCGAGGCGCGTGGCCGGGCCGACGCCCTGGCCGACGAGATCGAGACCCTGGAGGCCCGCAAGGCGGACATAGCCGGCCGGTTTCGCAATATGCTGACGGCGGCTTTGGCCTTGCTGGACACCGAGGCGGCCGAGGAGGCAATCCGGGACGCGTCGGCTCTGACAGGTCGGATGGCCGCAAGCGATCAGGAGGCGGCCGGGGACGAACCCCAGGGCCTGCCGGTCGGACTGGCCCGGTTGGCCGAAGGGTCTCTGGATGCTGCCGAAAACGGCGTGTTTCTTGGTGGCGAGGCGGCCGACGCGGCCGTTTCCTTGTCGCCGCCGGGGCAGGGGGGCTAG
- a CDS encoding DUF167 domain-containing protein, with translation MARQASAQCVSPATGPASGDADRPVFVAPAGDGAWTLRVAVTPGGAKDALAGLAEDRLRVRLRAKAVEGQANAALTDFVARCLGVKPRQVRIISGEKSRKKTLRIETESEPDWPRAAGTGCD, from the coding sequence ATGGCCCGCCAAGCCTCCGCCCAGTGTGTTTCCCCGGCCACCGGACCTGCGTCCGGCGACGCCGATCGGCCGGTTTTCGTCGCGCCGGCCGGCGACGGGGCCTGGACGTTGCGGGTGGCCGTGACCCCCGGAGGGGCCAAGGACGCCCTGGCCGGGTTGGCTGAAGACCGCCTTCGGGTACGGCTGCGAGCCAAGGCCGTAGAAGGGCAGGCCAACGCCGCCCTGACCGATTTCGTGGCGCGCTGCCTGGGGGTCAAACCCCGGCAAGTGCGCATTATTTCCGGCGAGAAATCCCGGAAAAAGACCTTACGTATCGAGACAGAGTCCGAGCCCGACTGGCCCAGGGCGGCCGGGACGGGATGCGACTAG
- a CDS encoding DUF465 domain-containing protein, producing the protein MDQRDLDLVAKYGEADPELKSLYEEHVAFEKILEKMESKPYLTPAEETELKEIKKKKLSGKTRIEALLAKYRKAEVQ; encoded by the coding sequence ATGGATCAACGCGATCTGGATCTCGTCGCCAAGTACGGTGAAGCGGACCCGGAACTCAAGAGCCTCTATGAAGAGCATGTCGCGTTTGAAAAGATTCTGGAGAAGATGGAGTCCAAGCCGTATCTGACTCCGGCGGAAGAGACGGAACTCAAGGAGATCAAGAAGAAGAAGCTCTCCGGCAAGACTCGCATCGAAGCGCTTTTGGCCAAGTACCGTAAGGCGGAGGTCCAATAG
- the ilvB gene encoding biosynthetic-type acetolactate synthase large subunit, which yields MELTGAQILLESLRREGVEVVFGFPGGAVIDIYDQLPHYPLRHVLVRHEQGAIHAADGYARATGKVGVCLVTSGPGATNTVTGIATAYMDSVPVVIITGQVPTPLIGNDAFQEVDIVGITRSCTKHNYLVKDVRELARVIKEAFYLASTGRPGPVLIDLPKDVQTQLTEYKYPKTIKMRSYNPTYAPNPKQVAKVAEVLRKAKKPIIYAGGGVIASEASDDLAWLARALDIPVTATLMALGCFPADDPRWLGMLGMHGTYAANMAISHADLILAIGSRFDDRVTGKISEFAKNAKIVHIDIDPTSIQKNVAVHIPVVADCKSFLTALRDILEPALAAEPAAPHEAWTTKVTDWKAEKPLSYAQDETTIKPQFVVETISKLTKGEAVITTEVGQNQMWAAQFYAFTRPRSFISSGGLGTMGFGFPAAIGAQMAFPDRLVIDVAGDGSIQMCIQELATAVCYGLPVKIVILNNGYLGMVRQWQELFYKKNYCATCLDVAPDFVKLAEAYGAAGFRVTDPAKVESTLAEAFALPRPVIVDVVVDREENVAPMVPAGKSITEMILV from the coding sequence ATGGAACTTACCGGGGCCCAGATCCTCCTGGAATCCCTGCGCCGTGAAGGCGTGGAAGTCGTGTTCGGCTTTCCGGGCGGTGCGGTCATCGACATTTACGACCAGTTGCCGCACTACCCCCTGCGCCACGTGCTGGTGCGCCACGAACAGGGCGCCATCCACGCGGCCGACGGTTATGCCCGGGCCACGGGCAAGGTAGGCGTATGTCTGGTAACCTCGGGCCCCGGAGCCACCAATACCGTGACCGGCATCGCAACGGCCTACATGGATTCGGTGCCGGTCGTCATCATCACCGGACAGGTGCCGACGCCGCTCATCGGCAACGACGCCTTCCAGGAAGTCGACATCGTCGGCATCACGCGCTCCTGCACCAAGCATAATTATCTGGTCAAGGACGTGCGCGAACTGGCCCGGGTCATCAAGGAGGCCTTCTACCTGGCCTCCACCGGCCGGCCGGGACCGGTGCTCATTGATCTGCCCAAGGACGTGCAGACCCAGCTTACGGAATACAAGTATCCCAAGACCATCAAAATGCGCAGCTACAACCCCACCTACGCCCCCAACCCCAAGCAGGTGGCCAAGGTGGCGGAAGTGTTGCGCAAGGCCAAAAAGCCCATCATCTACGCCGGCGGCGGGGTCATTGCCTCCGAGGCCAGCGACGATCTGGCCTGGCTGGCCCGTGCCCTGGACATTCCGGTCACGGCCACGCTCATGGCCCTGGGCTGCTTTCCGGCCGACGACCCGCGCTGGCTGGGGATGCTCGGCATGCATGGCACCTATGCCGCCAACATGGCCATCAGCCACGCCGACCTGATCCTGGCCATAGGCAGCCGCTTCGACGACCGGGTCACCGGCAAGATCAGCGAGTTCGCCAAAAACGCCAAGATCGTGCATATCGACATCGACCCCACCTCCATCCAGAAAAATGTGGCCGTGCACATTCCGGTGGTGGCCGACTGCAAAAGCTTTTTAACCGCCCTGCGCGACATCCTGGAGCCGGCCCTGGCGGCCGAACCGGCCGCGCCCCATGAGGCCTGGACGACCAAGGTCACGGACTGGAAAGCCGAAAAGCCGCTGAGCTACGCCCAGGATGAAACGACCATCAAGCCGCAGTTCGTGGTGGAGACCATCTCCAAGCTGACCAAGGGCGAGGCCGTCATTACCACGGAAGTGGGGCAAAACCAGATGTGGGCGGCCCAGTTCTACGCCTTCACCCGGCCCCGGTCGTTTATCAGCTCCGGCGGTCTTGGCACCATGGGCTTCGGGTTCCCGGCGGCCATCGGGGCCCAGATGGCCTTTCCGGACAGGCTCGTCATCGACGTGGCCGGCGACGGCTCCATCCAGATGTGCATCCAGGAGCTGGCCACGGCCGTGTGCTACGGCCTGCCGGTCAAGATCGTCATTTTAAACAACGGCTATCTCGGCATGGTCCGGCAGTGGCAGGAACTTTTCTACAAGAAAAACTACTGCGCCACCTGCCTGGACGTGGCCCCGGACTTCGTCAAGCTGGCCGAGGCCTACGGCGCGGCCGGATTCAGGGTCACCGACCCGGCCAAGGTCGAGTCCACCCTGGCCGAGGCCTTTGCCCTGCCGCGTCCGGTCATCGTGGACGTGGTGGTGGACCGCGAGGAGAACGTGGCCCCCATGGTGCCGGCCGGCAAGTCCATAACCGAGATGATCCTCGTCTAG
- the ilvN gene encoding acetolactate synthase small subunit encodes MRHILSILVENEPGVLARVAGLFSGRGYNIETLNVAPTLTEGLSMMTITTTGDEAIIEQIVKQLRKLVTTLKVVDLTEVKSVQREMMLLRVDAEGQKRVEVLRIVDIFRCKVVDVSPDELVLEVTGNQEKLTALINLLQRIGIKEVARTGAVAMKRGMQE; translated from the coding sequence ATGCGCCACATTTTATCAATCCTCGTCGAGAACGAACCCGGGGTGCTTGCCAGGGTGGCCGGCCTGTTCAGCGGCCGGGGCTACAACATCGAAACCTTAAACGTCGCCCCCACCCTGACCGAGGGGCTGTCCATGATGACCATCACCACCACCGGTGATGAGGCCATCATCGAACAGATCGTCAAGCAGCTGCGCAAGCTCGTCACCACCCTCAAGGTCGTTGACCTCACCGAGGTCAAGTCCGTGCAGCGTGAAATGATGCTGCTGCGGGTGGACGCCGAAGGCCAAAAGCGCGTCGAGGTGCTGCGCATCGTGGACATCTTCCGCTGCAAGGTGGTGGACGTGAGCCCGGACGAGCTGGTGCTCGAAGTCACCGGCAACCAGGAGAAGCTCACAGCGCTTATAAACCTCCTGCAACGCATCGGCATCAAGGAAGTCGCCCGCACCGGGGCCGTGGCCATGAAGCGCGGGATGCAGGAGTAG
- the ilvC gene encoding ketol-acid reductoisomerase gives MKIYYDQDADLSLLADKTVAIIGYGSQGHAHAQNLRDSGVKVVIGQRPGGPNWELAKENGFTPMSAAEAAAAADLIMILVPDQHQKAVYEKDVLPHLKPGKMLLFAHGFNIHFQQIVPPADVDVAMVAPKGPGHLVRRVYTEGAGVPCLIAIHQNATGKAMETALAYAKGVGGTRGGVLTTTFKEETETDLFGEQAVLCGGAAELVKAGFETLCEAGYQPEIAYFECLHELKLIVDLMYEGGLSRMRYSISDTAEYGDYVSGPRVVTDETRAEMRQILKEIQDGTFARDFIMENMSGRAHFLSMRRINAEHPIEKVGAKLRGMMSWLKK, from the coding sequence ATGAAAATCTATTACGACCAGGACGCCGATCTTTCCCTCTTGGCTGACAAGACCGTGGCCATCATCGGCTACGGCAGCCAGGGCCATGCCCATGCCCAGAACCTGCGGGATTCCGGCGTCAAGGTAGTCATTGGCCAGCGCCCCGGCGGCCCCAACTGGGAGCTTGCCAAGGAAAACGGCTTCACCCCCATGAGCGCCGCCGAAGCCGCTGCCGCCGCCGACCTGATCATGATCCTGGTGCCGGACCAGCACCAGAAAGCCGTCTACGAGAAAGACGTCCTGCCGCACCTCAAGCCCGGCAAGATGCTGCTTTTCGCCCACGGCTTCAATATCCACTTCCAGCAGATCGTGCCCCCGGCCGACGTGGACGTGGCCATGGTCGCGCCCAAGGGTCCGGGCCATCTGGTGCGCCGGGTCTACACCGAAGGAGCCGGCGTTCCCTGCCTCATCGCCATCCACCAAAACGCCACCGGCAAGGCCATGGAGACCGCCCTGGCCTACGCCAAGGGCGTGGGCGGCACACGCGGCGGCGTGTTGACCACCACGTTTAAGGAAGAGACCGAGACCGACCTGTTCGGCGAGCAGGCCGTCCTGTGCGGCGGCGCGGCCGAGCTGGTCAAGGCCGGATTCGAGACCCTGTGCGAGGCCGGCTACCAGCCCGAGATCGCCTACTTCGAGTGCCTGCATGAGCTCAAGCTCATCGTGGACCTCATGTATGAAGGCGGCTTGTCGCGTATGCGTTACTCCATCAGCGACACTGCCGAATACGGCGACTATGTCAGCGGCCCCCGGGTCGTCACCGACGAGACCCGGGCTGAGATGCGCCAGATCCTCAAGGAAATCCAGGACGGCACCTTCGCCCGCGACTTCATCATGGAGAACATGTCCGGACGGGCCCACTTCCTGTCCATGCGCCGCATCAACGCCGAGCACCCCATCGAGAAGGTCGGGGCCAAGCTGCGCGGCATGATGAGCTGGCTCAAGAAGTAG
- a CDS encoding tetratricopeptide repeat protein, which translates to MPNSRGNSRPGRCGLRLWGVLTLLALFWAAPACPSLAATTADSQDNPLELAADPIPGQMEQAENGNPKAQCDVGIAYLNGRHVAQDYRLGLHWLTKSSDAGFAYARFVLADVYNRGYAGVPVNEELAYYYASLAAASSTLPDRVRDRAVKLRDTAAKRLSAAQITGMQAKAALAPLDAAVGN; encoded by the coding sequence ATGCCCAATTCCCGTGGGAATTCCCGACCGGGCCGTTGCGGCCTGCGACTATGGGGCGTCCTGACCCTGCTTGCTCTGTTTTGGGCCGCCCCTGCCTGTCCGTCCCTGGCCGCCACGACCGCCGATTCCCAGGACAATCCCCTCGAACTTGCCGCTGACCCGATCCCCGGCCAGATGGAACAGGCCGAGAACGGCAATCCCAAGGCCCAGTGCGACGTCGGCATCGCCTACTTGAACGGTCGTCATGTGGCCCAGGATTACCGCCTGGGGCTCCACTGGCTGACCAAATCCTCGGACGCCGGCTTTGCCTACGCCCGCTTCGTCCTGGCCGACGTCTACAACCGGGGCTACGCCGGCGTGCCGGTCAATGAGGAATTGGCCTATTATTACGCCTCCCTGGCCGCCGCTTCCTCGACCCTGCCGGACCGGGTCCGCGACCGGGCCGTCAAATTGCGCGACACCGCGGCCAAGCGCTTAAGCGCCGCCCAGATCACCGGGATGCAGGCCAAAGCCGCCCTGGCCCCTCTGGACGCGGCTGTTGGCAATTGA
- a CDS encoding SemiSWEET family sugar transporter produces the protein MAGSFEWVGYLAGLCTTLAFAPQVVKTLRRRSAADISTGMYVLMCTGTVLWLLHGIDIGSWPVIAANAVTLGLVVAMLVMALRYK, from the coding sequence ATGGCCGGATCGTTCGAATGGGTGGGGTATCTCGCCGGTTTGTGCACCACGCTGGCTTTCGCGCCTCAGGTGGTCAAGACCCTGCGACGTCGTTCAGCTGCCGACATTTCGACCGGCATGTACGTGCTCATGTGCACCGGGACCGTGCTGTGGTTGTTGCATGGCATCGACATCGGTTCCTGGCCCGTCATTGCGGCCAATGCGGTAACACTTGGGTTGGTGGTCGCCATGCTCGTCATGGCGCTGCGATACAAATAA